In Rhodamnia argentea isolate NSW1041297 chromosome 11, ASM2092103v1, whole genome shotgun sequence, one genomic interval encodes:
- the LOC115735614 gene encoding LOW QUALITY PROTEIN: pentatricopeptide repeat-containing protein At2g17140 (The sequence of the model RefSeq protein was modified relative to this genomic sequence to represent the inferred CDS: deleted 1 base in 1 codon) gives MDQTAKLAKALFKNANNPKLAWHLFKRILSSPPSSAHTQCIVRSLPIIAGILVRAKMLTEIDDLRSLILSSCPTETRPSSLVSLVKLLAHSGLLAAAVSQFKSLRSCFPDHPPSVFVYNLLIQACLRGNDVDDVLWLYKDMVVAGLSPETYTFNLLISALCEVGRLNDARNLFEKMHKKGCRPNEYSFGILIRGYCRAQLCGQGLELLNEMKSSGITPNKVVYNTLISSFCREGMTDEAEKLVERMRGDGLSPDIVTFNSRMSALCSAGKVLEASRIFRDMLTDQELGLPEPNTVTYNLMLEGFCKEGMWEEAKTLCDTMKRKSELMKLESYNIWLLGLIRKGDLLEAQSIINEMIESGVEPSIYTYNIVIDGLCKNGMLSDARTVMRSMKSSGVSPDTITYSTLAQGYCNKGKMLEVRNILQEMVKSGCFPNNHTSNFLLHSLWKEGRISEAEKLLQKMNERGYGLDTVSCNIVIHGLCLRGELDKAVEIVSGMWSHGSAALGNLGNSFIGLVDNANDCNKCSPDLISYSTVISGLCKAGRVEEAKKMFAEMMSRKIRPDSVIYDAFVHALCKEGKLSSAFRVLKDMEKKGCSRTLQTYNSLILGLGRKNQIFEIYGLLDEMKERGIPPNVCTYNNFIRCLCEGGRITDAPPILDEMIEKGVFPNISTFKILIRAFCKAGDFGQAQELFEIALNICGHKEPLYSLLFNELLAGKQIEAAEELFKAAINRHFDLGDFLSNHLINILCNEGKIDDASRILNKMTDSGYGVDPALFMPVIDGLRHKGNKKEADQLAERMMDIVSNEEVATSKEKSFHGRPDIYKEYNWQSIVQRDDGSRTVSRTLKQVQKGWGQGSVPSLQQKKMITWIFEMIRNLFDCSSAPYRILKIEELIIFEMLGSSVTHSLMNIPRQVSEFSSHFLDVTANGLEGSRLLWMNAVEWHVSYIYHHQSGGNTRDPGLWPS, from the exons ATGGACCAAACTGCCAAACTCGCCAAAGCACTTTTCAAGAACGCCAACAATCCGAAGCTCGCATGGCATCTCTTCAAGCGCattctctcctcccctccctcctccgCTCACACCCAATGCATCGTCCGCTCTCTGCCCATCATCGCCGGCATCTTGGTTCGCGCCAAAATGCTCACCGAGATCGACGACCTCCGGAGCCTCATCCTCTCCTCGTGCCCCACCGAGACTCGCCCCTCTTCGCTCGTTTCCCTCGTGAAATTGTTGGCCCATTCGGGTCTTCTTGCAGCCGCCGTCTCACAATTCAAGTCGCTCCGTTCTTGTTTCCCTGATCACCCGCCTTCAGTTTTCGTGTATAATTTGCTTATCCAGGCGTGCCTGAGGGGAAACGATGTGGATGATGTATTGTGGTTGTACAAGGATATGGTTGTTGCGGGGTTGAGCCCTGAGACTTACACGTTTAATCTCTTGATCAGCGCGCTCTGTGAGGTGGGCCGTTTGAATGATGCCCGGaacttgtttgagaaaatgcataAGAAAGGATGTCGGCCTAATGAGTATAGTTTTGGAATTTTGATTCGTGGGTATTGTAGAGCTCAACTCTGTGGCCAGGGGTTGGAGCTTTTGAATGAGATGAAGAGCTCAGGCATTACGCCTAATAAAGTAGTGTACAATACTTTGATTTCTAGCTTTTGTAGGGAAGGTATGACTGATGAAGCCGAAAAATTGGTAGAGAGGATGAGAGGGGATGGCTTGTCTCCGGATATTGTTACCTTTAATTCCCGGATGTCTGCTCTTTGCTCTGCCGGTAAAGTATTAGAAGCTTCTAGAATTTTTAGAGATATGCTAACAGATCAAGAGTTGGGCCTCCCTGAGCCAAACACTGTAACATACAATCTAATGCTTGAAGGATTTTGCAAGGAAGGGATGTGGGAGGAAGCCAAAACTCTGTGCGATACGATGAAGAGAAAGAGTGAGTTGATGAAATTGGAGAGCTACAATATCTGGTTGTTAGGTTTGATTAGGAAGGGGGACCTCTTAGAGGCACAATCAATAATAAATGAGATGATTGAAAGTGGTGTTGAACCCAGCATTTACACGTACAATATTGTGATTGATGGGCTGTGcaagaatgggatgttgtctgaTGCAAGGACAGTGATGCGTTCAATGAAAAGTTCCGGTGTCTCCCCAGATACAATCACTTATAGCACTTTAGCCCAGGGATACTGCAACAAAGGGAAGATGCTGGAAGTGAGAAATATTCTCCAGGAGATGGTGAAGAGTGGCTGTTTCCCAAACAATCACACTTCTAATTTCCTGCTACATAGCCTCTGGAAAGAGGGTAGGATATCAGAGGCTGAAAAGTTACTGCAGAAGATGAATGAGAGAGGTTATGGCTTAGATACTGTCTCCTGTAATATCGTAATACATGGATTATGTCTCAGAGGTGAGTTGGATAAGGCAGTGGAGATAGTGAGTGGCATGTGGAGTCACGGAAGTGCTGCTCTTGGAAATCTGGGGAATTCATTTATTGGCTTAGTCGACAATGCCAATGATTGCAACAAATGTTCCCCAGATCTAATCTCTTACTCAACTGTCATTAGTGGTTTATGCAAGGCTGGTAGGGTCGAAGAAGCTAAGAAGATGTTTGCTGAGATGATGAGTAGAAAAATACGCCCTGATTCTGTTATTTATGATGCCTTTGTGCATGCTCTCTGTaaagagggaaaattatcatCCGCATTTCGAGTTCTCAAGGACATGGAGAAAAAAGGTTGCAGCAGGACGCTACAAACATATAATTCATTGATTTTGGGCTTAGGAAGAAAGAATCAGATATTTGAGATATATGGACTTCTTGACgaaatgaaagaaagaggaatACCTCCTAATGTCTGTACTTACAATAATTTCATCAGATGCCTGTGTGAAGGTGGGAGAATTACTGATGCCCCTCCTATTCTAGATGAGATGATTGAGAAGGGAGTATTTCCTAATATTTCTACTTTTAAGATACTCATCAGAGCTTTCTGCAAGGCTGGCGACTTTGGACAGGCCCAGGAGTTGTTTGAAATAGCTCTTAATATATGTGGCCACAAGGAACCCCTCTACAGCTTGCTGTTCAACGAGTTGCTCGCGGGAAAGCAAATTGAAGCAGCTGAAGAGTTGTTCAAAGCTGCAATCAACAGACATTTTGATCTGGGAGATTTTCTCTCTAATCATCTCATCAACATCCTTtgtaatgaagggaagatagaCGATGCCAGTCGCATTCTTAATAAGATGACCGATAGTGGATATGGAGTTGACCCTGCATTATTCATGCCAGTAATTGACGGATTAAggcataaaggaaataaaaaggagGCTGATCAACTTGCAGAGAGGATGATGGACATAGTGTCGAATGAGGAGGTAGCAACAAGTAAGGAGAAAAGCTTTCACGGAAGACCGGATATCTATAAGGAATACAATTGGCAAAGCATAGTGCAACG AGATGATGGCAGCAGGACTGTCTCCAGAACTCTCAAGCAAGTACAGAAAGGTTGGGGTCAGGGCAGTGTACCAAGTctgcagcaaaag aaaatgattacctGGATTTTTGAGATG ATTAGGAATTTGTTTGATTGTTCATCTGCACCATATAGGATTTTGAAGATAGAAGAACTAATCATCTTTGAGATGCTTGGCAGCTCAGTAACTCACTCTCTCATGAACATCCCACGACAAGTTTCTGAGTTCTCCTCTCATTTTTTAGATGTCACAGCAAATGGATTGGAAGGGTCTAGGCTCCTTTGGATGAATGCAG TTGAATGGCATGTAAGTTATATTTACCACCATCAATCTGGTGGAAATACCAGAGATCCCGGTCTCTGGCCATCTTAG